Proteins found in one bacterium genomic segment:
- a CDS encoding NAD(P) transhydrogenase subunit alpha, whose protein sequence is MDALVAAITVFVLAVFVGFEIITKVPPTLHTPLMSGSNAISGITLIGAVISSRADNPKFATVLAVCAVAFATINVIGGYMVTHRMLDMFKRK, encoded by the coding sequence ATGGACGCGTTAGTCGCTGCGATCACCGTGTTCGTGCTGGCGGTATTCGTCGGTTTCGAGATCATCACCAAGGTGCCGCCCACCCTGCACACGCCGCTGATGTCCGGCTCGAACGCCATTTCCGGCATCACGCTCATCGGCGCGGTGATCTCGTCGCGCGCCGACAACCCGAAGTTCGCCACGGTCCTGGCCGTGTGCGCCGTCGCCTTCGCCACCATCAACGTCATCGGCGGCTACATGGTGACCCACCGCATGCTAGACATGTTCAAGAGGAAGTAG